aagtgGTTGTCCATCTGATTGTTATCTTTTCCTTTGTGCTGTGGACTGGTGGGTGGTTAAGGTATTTTTGGTAGGTAAGCTAGAAACTTCATGGGGGAGAGAGCAGTGATTGAGGTCGGGAAATGGTAATACCACAGAACAGAACAAGGATTTGGTAAGAGCCTGACCCTTACGAGGAAGGAGGACGGCTCCTTAGTCAATTACGATGAGCACGCCATACCAATATCAGGAACAAGTGGTCAAATCtctcattttcaaaataaaagcaTAAACAGTAGTCTCTTTTTAATTGTGAGgcgaaaaaagaaaagcatacAAGCAGGAACATGTTCGtgtggattgcatttttctgaatttttcgtagaaaaattattgtaatgatttgatacatatgagataaaagggtggttgaaaaatatgttcataaaaaataaaaaaattgcaatccttAACCTTTAATCTTAGACTACTGGTGCGTTTCAGCATTCTTAACCTTTAATCTTCTTTTAATAGTCTCCAACTGGATTTTCCAATAGAGGGATATTAGGGGGAGTTTCGCTCTTCTGTGTTAATTGAAAGAATGGGGTTCGACCTTTCACCGATCGTACGTTGCACTGCTGGTGAATAAGAGATCAAAGGACGTATCATATTATTCCACAAAGTGACTTTGTCTTTCCTTCCAATTTAGAGATTGGCACGAACAATGGGGGATCGATTTGGTAAGAAATCGCTTCAAACATCTTTTTCTGGGAGCAATAATGGAGTGTTGGGGATTGGTTTAGGGGGGCATCTGCCAGGTTGGTTTTGCGTCTATCAGCAATAATTTACAGCACAAATCGTCTTCTTTGGTTCCTGTGCTGAGCCCATTTGCCTATTCTATAATAATGGATGGTATGCCAAATGGTTACTACTTGTGGACTTGGAGGTGCTTACCGGGAAGCTGAGTGCAAGGTCCCTATTTAAAGAAAAGATTTTGTTCTTATCCCTATTATATGGCTGGCTGGATCTGTTGAAAAGGGAAATATGATCAAATGTATATTTGCAAACTGTCATGCTATAATTGTAGAATTCTTGGGACCAAAGTGACCTGACTCAAGGACAATAGCAACTATCTCGAAATTAATTGGACAATGCTACAAATTTGTTgtgtttctcaaaaaaaaaaaaaaaaaacatgttcgTTCATTCATTATCATTACCtaatttgttgttgttttcaGGGTCTTTATTTTTCCAATGAGAGAAAACTTCATCCGCCATTCAGATTATCATTACCTAATTTGTGGTTTGTTTGGACAGCgtatttattatttgaaatattatttgaaataattactgtagtattttttgtgatgtgatatatatgagataaaaaagtgggTTGGAAAATCTATTTATGAtgtaagcgaaatattatttgaaacaaATTTGATATCCAAACAAAGCTGGTTAAGAATTCTATTTTGATATGTCAAGGTTAAGTTGCATAAAGCTCTCGTAGCATAAAAAAGTGTCATGGTTTCGACGTTGAAGAAGAGTATTTAAGCAGTTTAACAAGACATCCTTAATCCATTTATACTTGCTCTTTTTATCTTTATTGAGCACCTTACTTTGTGAATAAATGCTAACGCTCAAAGAGTAATACACTATTTCACAAAAAGTACTTAAAAAGACAATTTgccacaattcatattttttttttaaaatattttcttataacTCTTCCATATTTACAATTAAATTAAgcattctaaatttttgtacGACAAAATAAATTGTTGCTAGTTATAAGGGTACAAGAGGGAAGTTTTGGAACACTATGATTTAATTCATTCAGGCAACAAGCGCAATTGGGTATGAAATCAGTGATGTCGTATGGCATAACATTCATTGTTATTGGGCCATGGCGTACTGGTTGAAGTTGGAAGCTTCTTTTACTTTGATTGGGCCTGCCCCAGCATTGCTCTCCATACTATCATATAATATTCACACTGATTTGTTTTCaccacacacaaaaaaaaaactcattttagcCAACAGCCATTTGGTTTGCTGGTGACCATCAAGACTTTAACTCTTGGTTGTCGCCAGCCATTATTTGTACTTTGTCACTTTCAATGGCTTCCTCCTCCGGTGGTGTTTTCGTCGgttagacaaaaaaaaagaaaaaaggaattgATTCCCAGCTGTGAAATTGAAATGGAAACATgtagtttaagttagtttttggagaGGAATATGGTAGTCAAGCAGAGTTTTGGTGTCCCCAAATTCAGATGCatttccaaattaagaaacGTTAAATATGCTTGcttctaaaatgtcaaaaataaataaataaataaatcaagtgCTCAGTCTTGCTATTTCAAATTGATTGAATAAACTTTAtcatattttctaaattttctggATCTATAGTATCTAATATTTATTCTCCAAATCTGTTTATATTTATGTTTTCTGTCATTAGTCGATTTATATATAAGAGAAAAAGAACAGATGGATTTTAGATTCTTAAATCTTAGGTGGTGTTCGGATTACAATTTTTCACTAaaatatttttacattttatgTTTCAAATCACCATTTTACTTCTACAtcttatcatatatatatatatatatatataaaaacacTAAAAACTAGCAATCTAAGCGAGACATTAGCGTTCGGTATTACTAATGAACGGTTGGTGATTAACGAGGGAACGTTCGGAAATCCTCGTTTAGATTACTCGATGGAGGAGCCAAAAAAGATTAATAAAATATGAATAATACTAGCGGAGTAACCTCTAGCAATCAACGAGGTGAATAGAATTCGAAGAGAAAGTCAAAGTTTATCATCCAAAGCACCTAACACCAGGGACGAGATGTTAGGTGATTATTATAAGGTTATCATCCAAATCACCTAACTCATTATTCTTTCCGAAGCGTCCCTTGAAGTTGGGAAATGCAGaattttcaaggatttcatTTGATCCCTCCTAAGTTCTAACCAAACAATCTAAAACTTGTGGTCTGGTCAGATTACCTCGTTCAAAGGTCCATAGCTAAGACTGATTGTTGTAATAATTAACCATTCCAtccctttcaaaaaaaaaaaaacttgggtGTTGCTAAATTATTTCGTTCTTGTATAGTATAGCCGACGCCAATTAGAGCATAAGATAGAAGGCGCAAGTTGATTTCTTATGTTTAAGAATTAAGATTGCAGTGATTATTCAACTTTAGACACGGCTTAGGGTGCgtttaataaaattgaaatctgaaaattgaagtttaaaatttaaaatatgaatatattgagttattgaattgttaaataccaaatttgatacatttgattatatatcacattaagtgatgAGTGAATAGTTTATTcacttatcttttggagaaattttgtaaagaaaattcagtgccacttagttaattcaaatattcaatttttagttatcaaacacATCTGAACGTATTAAGAAGATTTGAATTCGTTAAATTTAAGTGGTGAATGGGATAATGAAACAAGACTTCGTAGTAATAGTTCATTAGCAAACTATATTTAACTATAACGTATTTGAATTTTTCAAGGCGAACCTTTCTCACTTCAAAAATTGTGTTTTGTTTTCTCCCCTCCTCTATTTCCTTGATATCGACACAAGTAAATGGTGTAGTAATCAaattaagaagaaaaatttgttCTTTGTCTGTAAAATAGTTGGAGTTTGAGcataagaaaaataatgaacgAAGCTTGAATCTGAATAATTCAGGGTACAAAATTCTCAATGGAGACACATATAGGGGCAAAAAATTCTTTGAACGCTATTATCTACATATTTAAAACAAAAGAACATGTTTCCAACGTAGTCACAATTTGTGCTTTGTTGCTTGCCGGGTTATCTACAAATCTGTTTTTCTGAAACAGATAATTTGCCGTACGTTTCTTTTGATCTTTATCTGTTATGACATAGGATTTGAATTCTCAACTGGGGTAGACCCATGTTTtgacttatttatttttgttcctAATACAGTGGACTGACCTATATATATGTCCTAAAATTCACCTCATTTGACCATTTGAAGAACCCTAAATAGCGTTGGTAATATCAAAAATCAATTAACACTTGCCAGCCACCTGAGTAATTCACCTTTAGAGAATACCCCATGACATTTTTGTGCTTTTAGATGCACATTAATTAAAGAGTTCTGCAATGCTAAAACCACTAAACACTCGCCGCATGAACAACTCTCATTAATAAGAAATTCTGATTTTACACTTTTGGATATCCATTCCTTGGCTTCTGCCCAAATAGTATAGTAGTACTGCTTATAAGAAGTTCAAAACTAGAGACATGACACCACAAGAAGTTTTGCCCGTCGCGGTGAGTTTAGGCCCTATGACACCAcaagaaaaaatgagttttagtAGCCTAAAACTTTGACCTATAAATAACCTCAAGcattaaatatatattttggaCCAGTAATTACACACGTTTAAGTTTTAAACAAGGTCTGATTTGCATCTCGTCAAGAATTCAATGCACCTGCAGCATACTATTTCGTTCAACAAATTATTTATACTTAGACCAGATAAAAGCAAAAATTTAGTTTGTAGGTAACTACCTAATTAAATAGACTGTGCTTTAGATTCAGAAAAGATGTTATCCTAGTTGCCTTAGCCAATCGACGTATTTAGACCCTTCAAACACCCCTTTGTCTTTTCATATTGGAATGGGAATTATATCCTAAACTTTTACTGACGATCCTAGTTTTTGATAGCACGCATGCATATATTTTATTCTGTTTTTTTCGTTGTTATATGATCTTTTATACACCTTAATGACGTTTTACATTCCAAAGAAAACTTCTTAATTAACACCTCCTTTGTAGGAGACAGTGACGTGAAAACATCCaacaattatttaaaaaaaaaaaaattaactacaAATGTATCATTCTGCATTGAAAAGCCAGCTTGTTAAATGATTCAAAGGAATTCTATTCAGAAAAGAATTCTCATGCTTCAAGTTTAGAAAAATTGGCACCTACCGAAAAGTAAAAGCCAAACAATTCTGCTTGTTTCTTGTTTAAGCTCAAAGACCATttattttccgtggaagtaacTTCATCCATCTTTCCCTCATGCTCACTATAAAAACGGAAACCCCACTGCTTCTTGCAACATTCATccttcaaaacaaaaacaaacaagtACTATAAACTACTTCAAACGGATTCAACTTCTCGaataatctcttcatttctttctcagAGTGTCCTTAAACACTCAGCTATCAAAAATATGGCCACACAAACCACATCCAATACTGCTTCCTCAAGCTCTAGCGTTGGTAGCATCAAGGACAAAACATTCACCGGTGTTGGAAACCTGATTAGGCTTCTTCCCACGGGGACTGTTTTCCTGTACCAATTTCTGAACCCAATTTTAACCAACAATGGCAGCTGTAGCAATACAAACAAGTATGTCTCAAGCGTACTTTTCGCGCTTTGTGGGATCTCTTGTTTAATCTCAACATTCACTGATAGTTACAGAGATGATCAGGGAAATATTCATTATGGGATTGCAACGTTTAAAGGGTTTTGGCCAACTTCAGGTGCAAGTTCATCAGTGGACTTCAAATCATACAGGCTTCAAATTGGAGATTTTGTTCATGCTACACTTTCCCTGATCGTGTTTTCCGTTCTTTCCTTGTTGGATAACAACACAGTTGAGTGCTTTTATCCTTCCTTTGAGTCTACTCAAAAGGCTTTGTTAAAGGCCATGCCTCCTGTCATCGGCTCAGTTGCTGCTGCTGTTTTTGTTGCCTTCCCCAACAAGCGCCATGGCATAGGTTACCCTTCAGATTCAAGTTCGAGTTCAACTTCAACCACTTCAAGTGGAGTCCAGCCATCAAATGCCGAGCAGAAGGCTTAATTTCTTGGATATACACAGCTGCTATAGTAACTGTTATCAATTTGCATTTGCACAAGCGGTCTGAATATAGGAAACATACATAAAATTTTATCAGTAAATTATGTGATGTGAATCTTAAACCTTATGTGTAAATTGATTAATCTACCTTCATTGTAAACCCCATACCCATAGGAGTTGAAGAATGTAATCATGGTCCAATTATAACTTTCTTTGTTTGTTGATTGTTTGGTTTGAGAATTGAAAAGTCTATTAGAATTATTATTAATTGTTTGGTCTCCCCTTTCCTTATCATATGACTGTAACTGTCATTTGATTGGTTATTGcaaaaaattgaaagaggttTTACACGCTAGCGAGGCTGCTGGCACGCGCATTGAATATGTAATCTTGTCTCTTGATGATGATAACGGGCTTTTCCTTCATGCAATAGTATGCGTAATTaatttatggattaatcttttctacactgacagtgtatacactatcagcattagatgaatgacaactatgcaaaatttgaatttgaaattcaatttttgtacacatgtcatgaatccaacgatgatagtgtatacaccgtcagtgtaggaaagatttactcttaatttattcTGTAGCCAAAGAATTTCAAGAATTACGTTATGAAGAACGTATACCCAGTCCTCCTATACATCAATATGAAGTTGATTTTATGTGTTACAATTGAATTTGATGTTTTTGGCTTGGCGCAAATTTTGCCTTATAAGCTAATATGTAGTTGAATTGTGACTGGGCCAAAAATTTGAGCGTATAGAATGAAGTATGAAGATCGATATAGACTTATCCATTTCGCTTTTCTTCGGAAGAGGTACTAAAAGGTAGACGAATGAGATGAAATCAGATTTTTAAGCTTTGACGAATGAGATGAATTCAGGATCTCTCTGAGCCATTGGCATACACCACTTTTGTTTAAACAGGATGTTAATTATTAGCATGCAGAAAACTGTAAATAGGATCTTGTAGCATAAGGTTAGAAAGGAATTTAGGGCATGAAAACACATGCTTATATTTTCAAAGCATTACGTCATGAAAACCTAAGAATCACCTGCTGATTTGCTCTAATATAGTGACAAATTCCTAACACAATTTGAAAATACGTGATCGT
This Coffea arabica cultivar ET-39 chromosome 3e, Coffea Arabica ET-39 HiFi, whole genome shotgun sequence DNA region includes the following protein-coding sequences:
- the LOC113737193 gene encoding protein DMP2-like translates to MATQTTSNTASSSSSVGSIKDKTFTGVGNLIRLLPTGTVFLYQFLNPILTNNGSCSNTNKYVSSVLFALCGISCLISTFTDSYRDDQGNIHYGIATFKGFWPTSGASSSVDFKSYRLQIGDFVHATLSLIVFSVLSLLDNNTVECFYPSFESTQKALLKAMPPVIGSVAAAVFVAFPNKRHGIGYPSDSSSSSTSTTSSGVQPSNAEQKA